One genomic window of Luteitalea pratensis includes the following:
- the gmd gene encoding GDP-mannose 4,6-dehydratase: MSQTAIITGITGQDGSYLAEFLLDKGYRVVGVVRRSSAPNLWRIEHLLDRVELRSADLLDQLSLVRLMDEVRPDEFYNLAAMSFVPASWDTPLLTGEFNSQGVTRVLEAIRHVKPDTRMYQASSSEMYGKVRAVPQSEDTPFHPRSPYGVSKVFGHYITVNYRESYGMFACSGILFNHESPRRGLEFVTRKVTDGVARIKLGLADSLPLGNLDARRDWGFAGDYIKAMWLMLQQATPDDYVVATGETHPVRELVEIAFGHVGLDWERYVKVDARFLRPAEVDLLIGDPTKARTQLGWTPDVDFPALVKMMVEADVARLEKAAVPAQPLA, from the coding sequence ATGTCACAGACCGCAATCATCACGGGTATCACCGGGCAGGACGGGTCCTACCTGGCCGAGTTCCTCCTCGACAAGGGCTACCGCGTCGTCGGCGTTGTCCGCCGCTCCTCGGCCCCCAACCTGTGGCGCATCGAACACCTGCTCGACCGGGTCGAACTCCGGTCCGCCGACCTGCTCGACCAATTGTCGCTGGTCCGGTTGATGGACGAGGTGAGGCCCGACGAGTTCTACAACCTCGCCGCCATGTCGTTCGTGCCGGCCTCATGGGACACGCCGTTGCTGACCGGCGAGTTCAACAGCCAGGGCGTGACCCGCGTGCTGGAGGCGATCCGGCACGTCAAGCCCGACACGCGGATGTACCAGGCGAGCTCGAGCGAAATGTACGGCAAGGTGCGCGCGGTGCCGCAGAGCGAGGACACGCCGTTCCATCCGCGTTCGCCGTATGGCGTCTCGAAGGTCTTCGGGCACTACATCACGGTGAACTATCGTGAGAGTTACGGGATGTTTGCCTGCTCGGGGATCCTCTTCAACCACGAATCGCCGCGGCGCGGCCTCGAGTTTGTCACCCGCAAGGTGACCGACGGTGTGGCCCGCATCAAGCTCGGTCTGGCTGACAGCCTGCCGCTTGGCAACCTCGACGCACGGCGCGACTGGGGTTTCGCTGGCGACTACATCAAGGCGATGTGGCTGATGCTGCAGCAGGCCACGCCCGACGACTACGTGGTCGCCACGGGCGAGACGCATCCGGTCCGCGAACTGGTCGAGATCGCGTTCGGGCACGTCGGCCTGGACTGGGAGCGTTACGTCAAGGTGGACGCGCGGTTCCTGCGGCCGGCCGAAGTGGACCTGTTGATCGGGGACCCCACCAAGGCGCGAACGCAACTCGGGTGGACGCCGGACGTCGACTTTCCGGCCCTGGTGAAGATGATGGTCGAGGCCGACGTCGCGCGGCTCGAGAAGGCAGCGGTGCCGGCGCAGCCACTGGCGTGA
- a CDS encoding ABC transporter ATP-binding protein: MTGPAAPAVDVQGLDRAFDIFPSDQARARHALWSAAARLPGLGTRARQRRDAIGTRTWALRDVSFAVGRGESVGFIGANGSGKSTLLHVLCGTLAPSGGLVRTSGRIGALLELGTGFAADLTGRENVRLSGLLHGLDEATVASREDAIAAFADIGAYLDQPVRTYSSGMYVRLAFAVMAHVDADVMIVDEALAVGDIRFVQKCLAHLERFRAAGGTLLFVSHDLPAVQRLCQRVIWLDRGRLRMDGPPRDVTEAYFDSMIGAPSPGSGSRESGVGSREAGVGSRPEDLTAGPETPQAAARAASAGDDGAEHGGTLGKARIADVRLVDDTGSLVASVRGGERLTLFVEAAGVGWLRQPVVGFYVKDRLGQQLFGENTLAAVTAAPRHADTLVARFRFVMPRLFPGEYLVAVAIADGTQADHVHHEWRHEAWHFTSAWPGGATGMVGIDVDASWVIAYDTTDR, translated from the coding sequence ATGACCGGTCCGGCCGCGCCCGCTGTCGACGTCCAGGGACTCGACCGCGCGTTCGACATCTTCCCAAGCGACCAGGCTCGTGCGCGTCACGCACTGTGGTCGGCGGCCGCACGCCTGCCCGGGCTGGGAACGCGGGCACGGCAACGGCGCGACGCGATCGGCACCAGGACCTGGGCGCTCCGGGATGTGTCGTTCGCGGTGGGTCGGGGCGAGTCGGTCGGGTTCATCGGCGCCAACGGATCCGGCAAGTCCACGCTCCTGCATGTGCTGTGCGGAACGCTGGCGCCGTCGGGCGGGCTGGTCCGGACGTCTGGGCGCATCGGCGCGCTCCTCGAACTCGGCACCGGCTTTGCGGCCGACCTGACCGGACGCGAGAACGTGCGGCTCAGCGGGCTGCTGCATGGTCTCGACGAGGCCACGGTCGCCTCTCGCGAGGACGCCATCGCCGCGTTTGCCGACATCGGCGCCTATCTCGATCAACCGGTCCGCACCTACTCGAGCGGCATGTACGTGCGCCTGGCCTTCGCGGTGATGGCTCACGTCGATGCCGACGTGATGATCGTCGACGAGGCGCTGGCAGTGGGTGACATCCGTTTCGTGCAGAAATGCCTGGCACACCTCGAGCGCTTCCGGGCCGCCGGCGGCACCCTCCTGTTCGTCAGCCACGATCTTCCGGCCGTGCAGCGCCTCTGCCAGCGGGTCATCTGGCTCGATCGGGGTCGGCTTCGCATGGATGGCCCCCCGCGTGATGTCACCGAGGCGTACTTCGATTCGATGATCGGTGCTCCGTCGCCGGGAAGCGGGAGTCGGGAGTCGGGAGTCGGGAGTCGGGAAGCGGGAGTCGGGAGTCGGCCAGAAGACCTCACGGCGGGCCCTGAAACGCCGCAGGCTGCCGCCCGCGCGGCATCAGCGGGCGACGACGGCGCAGAGCATGGGGGCACTTTGGGCAAGGCGCGCATCGCCGACGTTCGCCTTGTGGACGACACCGGCAGCCTCGTCGCGTCCGTGCGTGGCGGCGAGCGCCTGACGCTGTTTGTCGAAGCGGCCGGAGTCGGCTGGCTTCGGCAGCCTGTCGTCGGCTTCTACGTGAAGGACCGGCTCGGCCAGCAGCTGTTCGGCGAGAACACGCTGGCAGCGGTCACCGCGGCACCGAGGCACGCCGACACCCTCGTGGCGCGCTTCCGCTTCGTGATGCCGCGACTCTTCCCGGGCGAATACCTCGTCGCGGTGGCAATCGCCGACGGCACGCAGGCGGACCACGTGCACCACGAGTGGCGTCACGAGGCCTGGCACTTCACGTCCGCGTGGCCAGGCGGGGCGACGGGCATGGTGGGCATCGACGTCGACGCGTCGTGGGTCATCGCATACGACACGACGGACCGCTAA
- a CDS encoding class I SAM-dependent methyltransferase → MSVIRYSREVDLADLNNAHTFAVLAVPPGSRVLDLGAADGSVARVLQSRGCAVTAVERDAAGVQALAAHGIPFVRADLDALDEDDLPRREFDVILLLDVLEHLVDPAALLARVRSWLAPGGRLLISLPNVAHAAVRLSLLHGRFPRTDTGLLDRTHLHFFDRSQLDLLLTGAGLHALDVLTIEKMVTETELPMSSEDVPASVIEMIAADPLSRVYQFFVVAVPGAGSPPGGGLLQAVVSRLRNVESTYRALEDHAIRTEADGTARLDAATSELRRVGEYVVHLETQVRDLGTRFEAQGRELGAQLQAQALEHDVRLAGQERASREQLEALRLESGARLESQAHELGAQFDARERDLSTRLETRERELGAQLETQQRDLRTQLEALRLEAGARLESQARELGEHFDARERGLRAQRERLEREVEVARDALHALENLREEGREQMAARLADLAADRDMLCRQLGERMAELRQAHETAVVLLRDVAVQREFAAALAAQVPEIAARGGEARVLADLDEYRVVAPTPASAAVLAGEAAEFRRLQQALAIRALARLDGIARRTPRLRGALRAVARRLAGANR, encoded by the coding sequence ATGTCCGTCATCCGGTATAGCCGCGAGGTCGATCTCGCCGATCTGAACAACGCTCACACCTTCGCCGTGCTCGCAGTGCCGCCGGGCAGCCGGGTGCTGGATCTGGGCGCCGCCGACGGTTCTGTCGCCCGCGTCCTCCAGTCGCGCGGGTGCGCCGTGACCGCGGTGGAACGCGATGCCGCCGGCGTGCAGGCGCTCGCGGCACACGGCATCCCGTTCGTGCGGGCCGATCTCGACGCGCTCGACGAGGACGACCTGCCGCGCCGCGAGTTCGACGTGATCCTGCTGCTCGACGTCCTCGAGCATCTCGTCGACCCGGCGGCGCTGCTGGCCCGCGTACGGTCGTGGCTCGCGCCGGGTGGACGACTGCTGATTTCCCTGCCCAACGTCGCGCACGCCGCCGTGCGCCTCTCGCTCCTGCACGGGCGCTTCCCGCGTACCGACACCGGGCTGCTCGATCGGACGCACCTGCATTTCTTCGATCGGTCGCAGCTGGACCTGCTCCTGACGGGGGCGGGCCTGCACGCGCTCGACGTGCTGACGATCGAGAAGATGGTCACGGAAACGGAATTGCCGATGTCGTCCGAGGACGTCCCGGCAAGTGTCATCGAGATGATCGCTGCCGATCCGCTCTCGCGCGTCTACCAGTTCTTCGTCGTCGCCGTGCCCGGAGCGGGATCGCCGCCCGGTGGCGGGCTCCTTCAGGCGGTCGTCAGCCGCCTGCGGAATGTCGAGAGCACATACCGCGCCCTCGAGGACCACGCCATCCGCACCGAGGCCGACGGCACCGCACGCCTCGACGCCGCGACCAGCGAGTTGCGTCGCGTCGGCGAGTACGTGGTGCATCTCGAGACGCAGGTCCGCGATCTCGGCACACGATTCGAAGCCCAGGGGCGCGAGCTGGGCGCGCAGTTGCAGGCGCAGGCGCTGGAGCACGACGTGCGCCTCGCCGGCCAGGAACGCGCGTCGAGGGAGCAACTCGAGGCGCTGCGGCTCGAGTCTGGTGCACGACTCGAATCACAGGCACACGAGCTGGGCGCGCAGTTCGACGCACGCGAGCGCGATCTGAGCACACGACTCGAAACGCGGGAGCGTGAGCTGGGCGCCCAACTCGAGACGCAGCAACGTGACCTGCGCACGCAACTCGAGGCGCTGCGGCTCGAGGCTGGCGCACGACTCGAATCACAGGCACGTGAGCTGGGCGAGCACTTCGATGCACGCGAGCGTGGCCTGCGTGCCCAACGCGAACGCCTGGAGCGTGAGGTGGAGGTGGCGCGCGACGCGTTGCACGCGCTCGAGAACCTGCGTGAAGAGGGGCGCGAGCAGATGGCTGCGCGCCTGGCCGACCTGGCTGCGGATCGCGACATGCTCTGCCGGCAGCTGGGCGAGCGGATGGCGGAACTGCGGCAGGCGCACGAGACGGCCGTGGTGCTGCTGCGCGACGTGGCGGTGCAGCGCGAGTTCGCCGCGGCGCTGGCCGCCCAGGTCCCGGAGATCGCCGCCCGCGGTGGCGAAGCGCGGGTGCTCGCCGACCTCGACGAGTACAGGGTGGTGGCTCCGACGCCGGCGTCGGCCGCTGTCCTGGCCGGCGAGGCCGCGGAGTTCCGTCGATTGCAGCAGGCCCTTGCCATCAGGGCGCTGGCGCGGCTGGATGGGATCGCGCGCCGCACGCCGCGGTTGCGTGGTGCTCTCCGTGCTGTCGCGCGGCGCCTGGCTGGCGCCAACCGTTAG
- a CDS encoding glycosyltransferase, producing the protein MNSDRPQDCAPEVSVIIPTVSQAAHLAACLGALRHAHADSPTPPDVIVVLNGADTAVRDVAHAASGVRIVDSPTNRGFAGGCHLGVRSSVAPFIAFLNDDVLVSPGWLEPLLQTMAERPRAGAVGPRVIGGDGLVQEVGSIIWRDGTTRPFGRGTSRASLAWRWRRRVDYCSACALLVRREAWDAVGGFDEQYHPAYYEDVDFCLALDLVGLEVWVDPRSEVIHAESASSSSHFKQFLFARHHQRLVLQRGALLESRVAAPTEAAHVPLAEAAAVARLEGTGPRVLVVDDRVPSHGIGSGFDRMADMLHGLADCGARVRVLPTELEARFVPSLAGAGIAVVDGGDEAFEREVGASDVVIVSRPNNARRACTLFERLPPERRPRLVYDAEALYHRRLLRQAGLADDDATASLLRTQAAAWLEAEIAIAGCADEIVCVSRDEAAFFEAHGARRVRVMTPWLCRAAPTEASLAGRADIAFVAGWLAGASSPNGDALEWFVTEVLPLVVAEVPWARVRVTGSLPAPLDRFEGMHLHAEGFVPDLADFYRRVRVAIAPLRFGAGVKLKTVEALQYGVPVVATTVGAEGLEGLQGEVIAVHDDAVAFAAAVVARLRDVDTWRAHRAAIDRAMAGVPTSTDWAAWLVDTTMEGADVRHPV; encoded by the coding sequence ATGAACTCAGACCGTCCGCAGGATTGCGCCCCGGAGGTGAGCGTGATCATTCCGACGGTCTCGCAGGCCGCGCATCTTGCGGCCTGTCTCGGCGCCCTCCGGCACGCCCACGCCGACAGCCCCACCCCGCCCGACGTCATCGTTGTCCTCAACGGCGCCGACACCGCGGTCCGCGACGTGGCGCACGCCGCCAGTGGGGTGCGAATCGTGGACAGTCCGACCAATCGCGGTTTTGCCGGTGGCTGTCATCTCGGCGTGCGAAGCAGCGTCGCACCATTCATCGCCTTCCTGAATGACGACGTCCTCGTCTCGCCGGGATGGCTCGAGCCATTGCTCCAGACCATGGCGGAGCGCCCACGGGCCGGGGCGGTCGGGCCGCGGGTGATCGGCGGTGACGGGCTCGTCCAGGAAGTCGGTTCGATCATCTGGCGGGACGGCACCACTCGCCCGTTTGGCCGCGGCACGTCGCGGGCCTCGCTCGCGTGGCGCTGGCGTCGTCGCGTCGACTACTGTTCGGCGTGTGCGCTGCTGGTGCGCCGCGAGGCCTGGGATGCCGTCGGCGGCTTCGACGAGCAGTACCATCCCGCGTACTACGAGGACGTCGACTTCTGCCTGGCGCTGGATCTCGTCGGCCTGGAGGTCTGGGTGGACCCGCGCAGCGAGGTGATCCACGCCGAGTCGGCAAGCTCCTCGTCACACTTCAAGCAGTTCCTGTTTGCCCGCCATCACCAGCGACTGGTCTTGCAGCGCGGGGCATTGCTGGAGTCGCGCGTGGCGGCGCCGACCGAGGCTGCCCATGTGCCGTTGGCCGAGGCGGCTGCGGTGGCGCGCCTCGAGGGGACGGGGCCTCGCGTGCTCGTGGTCGACGATCGGGTGCCGAGCCATGGGATCGGCTCCGGTTTCGATCGGATGGCCGACATGCTGCACGGGCTGGCTGACTGTGGCGCGCGCGTGCGCGTCCTGCCAACCGAACTCGAGGCCAGGTTCGTGCCGTCCCTGGCTGGCGCCGGGATCGCCGTGGTGGACGGTGGTGACGAGGCTTTCGAGCGCGAGGTCGGCGCCAGCGACGTCGTCATCGTGTCGCGCCCCAACAACGCACGCCGCGCATGCACCCTCTTCGAACGACTCCCGCCGGAGCGGCGGCCGCGGCTGGTGTACGACGCCGAGGCCCTCTATCACCGCCGACTGCTGCGGCAGGCTGGCCTCGCTGACGACGACGCCACGGCGTCCTTGCTGAGGACGCAGGCGGCGGCGTGGCTCGAGGCGGAGATCGCGATTGCCGGCTGCGCCGACGAGATCGTCTGCGTGTCCCGCGACGAAGCCGCGTTCTTCGAAGCCCATGGCGCACGGCGCGTGCGGGTGATGACACCATGGCTGTGTCGTGCCGCGCCGACCGAGGCCTCGCTGGCCGGACGCGCCGACATCGCCTTCGTCGCCGGCTGGCTGGCCGGCGCGAGTTCCCCCAATGGCGACGCGCTCGAGTGGTTCGTCACGGAGGTGTTGCCGCTGGTCGTCGCCGAGGTGCCGTGGGCGCGTGTGCGCGTGACCGGTTCGTTGCCCGCGCCGCTGGATCGGTTCGAGGGCATGCACCTGCATGCGGAGGGCTTCGTCCCGGATTTGGCGGACTTCTACCGCCGCGTGCGGGTGGCAATCGCGCCACTGCGGTTCGGCGCAGGCGTCAAGCTCAAGACCGTCGAGGCCTTGCAGTACGGCGTGCCGGTGGTCGCGACTACCGTTGGCGCCGAGGGTCTCGAGGGCCTGCAGGGTGAAGTCATTGCGGTGCACGACGATGCGGTCGCCTTTGCGGCGGCGGTCGTCGCGCGATTGCGCGACGTCGATACCTGGCGCGCACATCGTGCGGCCATCGATCGCGCGATGGCGGGTGTGCCGACCTCCACGGACTGGGCTGCCTGGCTCGTGGACACGACGATGGAGGGCGCCGATGTCCGTCATCCGGTATAG
- a CDS encoding PEP-CTERM sorting domain-containing protein has product MTKHFAFLVAAALTVSLPGTASAGSVALFPDLAFRQVAAGSSNGAGGAGFWDNRSYDSWTQGNGIASPCTAGAIIFGGGCDWRGFSAPVGGNPYQQLTNPIQANAGNMRYLGTSDGSIPDNFYFTSVGPWALDFSVLFQLSAWDNTVEFGWYEAGNPNNRTSLLPKAGRPSGPYSANDGSIMADGTVSALIPPDFGLYYRNTRYGDTPGKEILFFTESRFNRVGGYFSYFTDPTSGLDLLSFLRENLDDELEFADFFNAIRRQQFALFADGSGRYWLGLEDQLGSITNAFCSNRGLQPCSDYDYNDLILSFKAPDDPTDVPEPATLTLLGAGLLAASWARRRAR; this is encoded by the coding sequence ATGACCAAACATTTTGCGTTTCTTGTTGCAGCCGCCCTTACGGTCAGCCTTCCCGGCACCGCAAGCGCAGGCAGCGTCGCCTTGTTCCCCGACCTTGCTTTCAGGCAGGTGGCCGCAGGCTCCTCCAACGGTGCCGGAGGTGCAGGCTTCTGGGACAACAGGTCCTACGACAGCTGGACGCAGGGCAACGGCATCGCCAGTCCGTGTACGGCGGGCGCAATCATTTTCGGCGGCGGGTGCGACTGGAGGGGCTTCTCGGCGCCGGTCGGGGGCAACCCGTACCAGCAACTGACCAACCCGATCCAGGCCAACGCCGGGAACATGCGGTATCTGGGCACGAGCGACGGCAGCATCCCGGACAACTTCTACTTCACTTCAGTTGGGCCCTGGGCGCTGGACTTCTCGGTGCTGTTCCAGTTGTCGGCGTGGGACAACACCGTGGAATTCGGCTGGTACGAGGCCGGTAACCCCAACAACCGCACGAGCCTGTTGCCCAAGGCCGGGCGGCCATCGGGCCCCTACAGTGCCAACGACGGCAGCATCATGGCGGACGGCACGGTTTCAGCCCTCATCCCGCCCGATTTCGGCTTGTATTACCGGAACACGCGGTACGGCGATACCCCGGGCAAGGAAATCCTGTTCTTCACCGAGTCCCGGTTCAATCGCGTCGGCGGCTACTTCTCCTACTTCACCGACCCGACATCTGGCCTCGACCTCCTGAGCTTTCTGCGGGAAAACCTCGACGACGAACTCGAATTCGCCGATTTCTTCAACGCCATCAGGCGGCAGCAATTCGCATTGTTCGCCGACGGGAGCGGCCGCTACTGGCTCGGGCTGGAGGATCAGCTGGGCAGCATCACGAATGCCTTCTGCTCGAACCGCGGACTGCAGCCCTGCTCCGACTACGACTACAACGACCTGATCCTGAGCTTCAAGGCGCCTGACGACCCAACCGACGTGCCGGAACCGGCGACGCTGACGCTCCTGGGCGCCGGTCTCCTCGCCGCGTCCTGGGCGCGGCGCCGGGCCCGCTAG
- the rfbD gene encoding dTDP-4-dehydrorhamnose reductase — protein sequence MKLLVVGAAGQLGSTFAATPGHDVVGLTRADVDVTDRDALLAAVERIQPDVLVNCTAYNNVDGAEDDASTALAVNSMAVRSMAAAAARTGATFVHYSTDFVFDGEASSPYLEGDRARPVSVYGCSKLLGEWFARDAPRWYVLRVESLFGGRHARSSVDKIAAALRDGRSTPVFRDRIVTPSYVGDVRDATLALLARDTPSGVFHCVNSGHGTWADVGRHIAGLLGADPALLMLTSVNDVRLKAKRPVYCALDNHKLAEAVGWPLPTWQDAVSRYVTTL from the coding sequence ATGAAACTGCTGGTCGTCGGTGCCGCGGGACAGCTCGGGAGCACGTTTGCCGCCACGCCCGGGCACGACGTGGTCGGGCTCACGCGAGCCGACGTCGATGTCACCGATCGGGATGCGCTGCTTGCCGCCGTCGAGCGCATCCAGCCCGATGTCCTCGTCAACTGCACGGCCTACAACAACGTCGACGGCGCCGAGGACGATGCGTCGACGGCGCTCGCTGTCAACTCGATGGCGGTACGGTCGATGGCCGCCGCGGCCGCCAGGACAGGCGCCACCTTCGTGCACTACAGCACCGACTTCGTGTTCGATGGCGAAGCCTCGTCGCCGTATCTCGAAGGGGATCGCGCCCGTCCGGTGAGCGTCTACGGGTGTTCCAAGCTGCTCGGCGAGTGGTTCGCCCGCGATGCGCCGCGCTGGTACGTGCTCCGCGTCGAGAGCCTGTTCGGCGGTCGCCATGCCCGCAGCAGCGTCGACAAGATCGCCGCCGCGTTGCGCGACGGCCGTTCGACGCCGGTGTTCAGGGACCGGATCGTCACGCCGAGTTACGTGGGTGACGTACGGGATGCGACGCTGGCGCTGCTCGCACGCGACACGCCGTCCGGCGTCTTCCATTGCGTGAACAGCGGACACGGGACCTGGGCCGACGTCGGCCGCCACATCGCGGGATTGCTCGGCGCCGATCCGGCGCTGCTGATGCTCACGTCCGTGAACGACGTCAGGTTGAAGGCCAAGCGGCCCGTGTATTGCGCCCTGGACAACCACAAGCTGGCCGAAGCCGTGGGCTGGCCGCTGCCGACGTGGCAGGACGCGGTGTCGCGCTACGTGACCACCCTCTGA
- a CDS encoding dicarboxylate/amino acid:cation symporter has product MARIEIEAPAAPAAIPAAGPSWWPGATTQIFLGLAIGVALGAIRPDVAVTIKPLADAFLRMIKMIIAPLLFSTLVVGIAGTGDMKAMGRIGLKALVYFEVATTIALFLGLGLVNWFQPGAGVSVAGTATTDVAVMATRQQSVTEIFLHLFPTSIFDAMARGDILQVVVFASFFGVALAGIGEKGRPVLEFLESVAQVMFKFTAYVMMFAPLGVMAAMAATVGGRGPGILLTLGKLVGVMYLGLFVFLFIVIGGVALLIRVPFFTFLRAIREPFLIAFTTASSEAALPKALEVMARFGVPRNIVGFVLPTGYSFNLDGTTLYLSIASVFVAQLAGLQMSLGQQLMMMLTLMLTSKGVAGVPRGALVVLTAALGTFGLPLEGAAILLGIDQILDMGRTAVNVTGNCLATAVVARWEGVLDDRQIEQFR; this is encoded by the coding sequence ATGGCGAGGATCGAGATCGAGGCGCCTGCTGCCCCAGCGGCGATTCCTGCGGCCGGTCCGTCATGGTGGCCGGGCGCGACCACGCAGATCTTCCTCGGCCTGGCCATCGGCGTCGCGCTCGGCGCCATCAGGCCGGACGTTGCGGTGACGATCAAGCCGCTGGCCGACGCGTTCCTGCGGATGATCAAGATGATCATCGCGCCGCTGCTCTTCAGCACGCTTGTCGTCGGCATCGCCGGCACCGGCGACATGAAGGCCATGGGCCGCATCGGCCTCAAGGCGCTGGTCTACTTCGAGGTGGCGACGACCATCGCGTTGTTCCTGGGGCTGGGCCTCGTGAACTGGTTCCAGCCCGGCGCAGGGGTCAGCGTTGCCGGCACGGCGACGACCGACGTCGCGGTGATGGCCACGCGGCAGCAGTCGGTCACCGAGATCTTCCTGCACCTCTTCCCGACGTCGATCTTCGACGCCATGGCACGTGGCGACATCCTCCAGGTCGTCGTCTTCGCGTCCTTCTTCGGGGTGGCGCTGGCGGGCATCGGCGAGAAGGGACGTCCCGTCCTCGAGTTCCTGGAATCGGTCGCGCAGGTGATGTTCAAGTTCACCGCCTACGTGATGATGTTCGCGCCGCTCGGCGTGATGGCCGCCATGGCCGCCACGGTCGGTGGCCGCGGTCCCGGCATCCTGCTCACGCTCGGCAAGCTGGTGGGCGTCATGTACCTCGGGTTGTTCGTCTTCCTGTTCATCGTGATCGGCGGTGTCGCGCTGCTGATCCGCGTGCCGTTCTTCACGTTCCTGCGGGCCATTCGCGAGCCGTTCCTGATCGCGTTCACCACCGCGAGCTCCGAGGCCGCGCTGCCCAAGGCCCTCGAGGTGATGGCGCGCTTCGGCGTGCCACGCAACATCGTCGGATTCGTCCTGCCCACCGGCTACAGCTTCAATCTCGATGGGACGACGTTGTACCTCTCCATCGCGAGTGTGTTCGTGGCGCAGTTGGCTGGGCTTCAGATGTCCCTGGGGCAGCAGTTGATGATGATGTTGACCCTGATGCTGACCAGCAAGGGCGTTGCGGGAGTGCCTCGCGGCGCGCTCGTCGTCCTGACGGCGGCGCTCGGCACCTTCGGCCTGCCGCTCGAAGGCGCGGCCATCCTTCTCGGTATCGATCAGATTCTCGACATGGGGCGGACCGCCGTGAACGTCACGGGCAACTGCCTGGCCACCGCGGTCGTGGCGCGTTGGGAAGGCGTGCTCGACGACCGGCAGATCGAGCAATTCCGATGA
- a CDS encoding DegT/DnrJ/EryC1/StrS family aminotransferase, which translates to MQPVMQVPLLDLAAQYAPIRDAVVEAVTHVVDTQKFILGPEVEAFEAEVAAYLGASHAIGVSSGTDALLVAMMALDLGPGDEVIVPTYSFFATAGCVSRTGATPVLVDIEPVSCNLDIDAVRRAITSRTRAIVPVHLYGQAADMGPLVALASEHGVEVIEDAAQAIGATLDGQALGTLGRFGCFSFYPSKNLGAAGDAGLVTVKDDEMAARVRLLRVHGAQRTYHHEKVGGNFRMAAIQAAVLRVKLRHLEAWTEARRRNADRYRRLFAAIAPDSPVLLPVQLPGRRHIYNQFVIRAARRDALRDHLRSHGVGCEVYYPVPFHLQPCFAYLGVPAGALPEAERAAAETLALPIYSELDEAQQQYVVETIAAFYAKA; encoded by the coding sequence ATGCAGCCAGTGATGCAGGTGCCGCTGCTCGACCTCGCTGCCCAGTATGCCCCGATCCGGGACGCCGTCGTCGAGGCCGTCACCCACGTGGTCGATACGCAGAAATTCATCCTCGGTCCGGAGGTCGAGGCCTTTGAAGCGGAAGTGGCGGCTTACCTCGGCGCGAGCCATGCGATCGGCGTGAGTTCGGGCACCGATGCCCTGCTGGTCGCGATGATGGCACTGGACCTCGGGCCTGGCGACGAGGTCATCGTCCCGACGTACTCGTTCTTCGCGACCGCGGGCTGCGTCAGTCGCACTGGCGCGACACCGGTGCTGGTCGACATCGAGCCCGTGAGCTGCAACCTCGACATCGACGCCGTGCGCCGGGCCATCACGTCGCGCACCAGGGCCATCGTGCCGGTCCATCTGTACGGCCAGGCTGCCGACATGGGGCCGCTGGTCGCGCTGGCGTCCGAACACGGAGTCGAGGTCATCGAGGACGCCGCACAGGCGATCGGCGCCACGCTGGACGGCCAGGCGCTCGGGACGCTCGGGCGTTTCGGCTGCTTTTCGTTCTATCCGAGCAAGAACCTTGGCGCGGCCGGTGACGCCGGGCTCGTCACCGTCAAGGACGACGAGATGGCCGCGCGAGTGCGGCTCCTGCGTGTCCATGGCGCGCAGCGGACGTATCACCACGAGAAGGTCGGCGGGAATTTCCGGATGGCGGCGATCCAGGCGGCGGTGTTGCGGGTCAAGCTGCGGCACCTCGAGGCCTGGACCGAAGCGCGCCGGCGCAACGCCGATCGCTATCGCCGCCTGTTCGCCGCGATCGCGCCGGACTCACCGGTGCTGTTGCCGGTGCAACTGCCCGGGCGGCGGCACATCTACAACCAGTTCGTCATCCGTGCCGCACGCCGCGACGCGCTGCGCGATCACCTGCGCTCGCATGGCGTCGGGTGCGAGGTCTACTACCCGGTGCCCTTCCACCTGCAGCCCTGTTTCGCGTATCTCGGTGTGCCGGCCGGCGCGCTGCCGGAGGCCGAGCGGGCGGCGGCCGAAACGCTGGCGCTGCCCATCTACAGCGAACTCGACGAGGCGCAGCAACAGTACGTGGTCGAGACCATCGCCGCGTTCTACGCGAAGGCGTGA